From the genome of Acidobacteriota bacterium, one region includes:
- a CDS encoding amidase gives MHELFDRRHHSILQEARRRISGKDPLEAAACLAGHCIDRIEAFNQRGPCLGAVLEVNAEARSRKRLSRVLPADRERPLWGLPLVIKDNIVTAEDPLNTTCGSHFLMGARYGRDSTLVSRLKRAGALILAKANMPEFGLTAPSARGGPVRNPLDGCRTQPGGSSNGVAVAVAAGMGLAGFGTDARGSLRAPSAECALAGLRPTVGMISRQGVCAFQPHDVVGPIAPSVQDLALLLEAVAAEDDPLDPLTGLYRAARPAGWAGRLRPRGSLAGLRLAKPAGIEETLREEVRRSYRQAIQLMEKAGARFLDIDAGLWQAEDLAGASSHEAALALGGDSLRRFAETWSEDSPIRNLDDLQERFRAPLPTGMTMTATEPDNLLIPLLEAAPLKDALGVWEEVLEGLRAPFAQALQEADAEALVVPTGSWAVSLKGPLSPPLMRHDNAFGVACAWAGLPELVLPMHPGRSHPLGLSLVGLPFSEARLLQLGCEFERLTAPPPRWQAPSWK, from the coding sequence ATGCACGAACTATTCGACCGGCGCCACCACTCGATCCTGCAAGAAGCCCGGCGGCGTATCAGCGGAAAAGACCCGCTGGAGGCCGCGGCATGCCTTGCGGGACACTGCATCGACCGGATCGAAGCCTTCAATCAGCGCGGCCCCTGCTTGGGCGCCGTTCTGGAAGTCAATGCCGAGGCGCGCAGCCGTAAGCGGCTGAGCCGGGTGCTGCCGGCCGACCGCGAACGGCCCTTGTGGGGACTGCCGCTGGTCATCAAAGACAACATCGTCACCGCTGAAGATCCCCTCAACACCACCTGCGGTTCTCACTTTTTGATGGGAGCGCGCTATGGCCGCGATTCGACGCTGGTATCCCGGCTCAAGAGGGCGGGGGCGCTGATCCTGGCCAAGGCCAACATGCCCGAGTTCGGATTGACAGCTCCCAGTGCCAGGGGAGGTCCGGTTCGCAATCCGCTCGACGGTTGCCGCACCCAGCCCGGAGGCTCCAGCAACGGAGTGGCGGTGGCGGTGGCAGCCGGCATGGGGCTGGCGGGCTTCGGCACCGACGCTCGGGGGTCGCTGCGCGCTCCCAGCGCCGAGTGCGCGCTGGCGGGGCTGCGGCCGACGGTGGGGATGATCAGCCGTCAGGGAGTGTGCGCCTTTCAGCCTCACGACGTGGTGGGTCCCATCGCTCCCTCGGTCCAGGACCTGGCCCTGCTGCTGGAGGCGGTGGCCGCCGAGGACGATCCGCTCGATCCCCTCACCGGCCTTTACCGGGCTGCCAGGCCGGCTGGATGGGCCGGGCGGTTGCGTCCGCGGGGATCGCTGGCCGGACTGCGTCTGGCCAAGCCGGCCGGCATCGAAGAAACCCTGCGAGAGGAGGTCAGGCGGAGCTACCGGCAGGCCATCCAACTGATGGAGAAGGCGGGAGCCCGCTTCCTCGACATAGACGCCGGCCTGTGGCAGGCAGAGGACCTGGCCGGGGCCTCTTCGCATGAGGCCGCGCTGGCGCTTGGAGGCGACTCGCTGCGGCGGTTTGCCGAGACCTGGTCGGAGGACTCACCTATCCGCAACCTCGATGATTTGCAGGAACGCTTCCGAGCACCTCTGCCCACCGGCATGACGATGACCGCAACCGAGCCCGACAACCTACTCATCCCTCTGCTGGAGGCGGCGCCGCTCAAGGACGCATTGGGGGTCTGGGAAGAAGTGCTGGAAGGACTGCGGGCGCCCTTCGCCCAGGCTTTGCAAGAAGCCGATGCGGAGGCCCTGGTGGTTCCCACGGGATCCTGGGCCGTGTCCCTGAAGGGGCCTCTGTCGCCGCCGCTCATGCGTCACGACAATGCCTTCGGAGTGGCCTGCGCCTGGGCCGGACTTCCCGAGTTGGTGCTCCCCATGCATCCGGGCCGCAGCCACCCGCTGGGACTCTCGCTGGTGGGGCTTCCTTTCAGCGAAGCCCGCTTGCTGCAATTGGGATGCGAATTTGAGAGGCTGACCGCTCCTCCGCCTCGCTGGCAAGCTCCGTCCTGGAAGTGA